Proteins from a single region of Deltaproteobacteria bacterium HGW-Deltaproteobacteria-4:
- a CDS encoding YaiI/YqxD family protein → MIIWIDADACPRLAREIVFKAAERLKLPVCLVANQPMGRHHSSLITSVHVHGGFDAADDYIAQQVAPGDLVITADIPLAARIVSAGALAIDPRGDLYDDSNVNERLSMRDLLADLRNDGLVSGGPPPFGVNDRKRFAATLDRTLTRLNRPG, encoded by the coding sequence GTGATCATCTGGATCGACGCCGACGCCTGTCCGCGTCTCGCGCGGGAGATCGTTTTCAAGGCGGCCGAGAGGCTGAAGTTGCCGGTCTGTCTCGTCGCCAACCAGCCGATGGGCCGGCATCATTCGTCGCTGATTACTTCGGTGCATGTCCATGGTGGTTTTGATGCCGCCGATGACTATATTGCCCAGCAGGTCGCCCCCGGCGATCTCGTCATCACCGCCGACATTCCCCTCGCTGCCCGCATCGTCAGCGCCGGCGCTCTCGCCATCGACCCGCGTGGCGACCTCTACGACGATTCCAACGTCAACGAACGCCTGTCGATGCGTGATCTCCTCGCCGACCTCCGCAACGACGGCCTCGTTTCCGGCGGCCCGCCTCCCTTTGGTGTGAATGACCGGAAACGCTTTGCGGCGACGCTGGACCGGACTCTGACCCGATTGAATCGACCAGGTTGA
- a CDS encoding M48 family peptidase: protein MTTRTLTLSDGRSITYHIRRSQRAKHVGLRLSRQAGLQVTVPLGVTLARVDAVVLAKSVWIIKHLTSFAAMPPALPVPTAPAPLPLGIALPALGETWTVAYAQSGMSGVRAATLAPGELQLRGAVADEELCRRVLRLWLAQRAEMTLLPQLQELAIAAGFRYVRGQIRGQRTRWGSCSGRGTISLNWHLLFLAPEQVRYVLLHELCHTVELNHSPRFWRLLQQHQPDSEALRKIMRRAWHELPAWLHEAQQPRKVD from the coding sequence ATGACGACTCGCACCCTCACCCTCAGCGACGGCCGCAGCATTACTTATCACATTCGCCGCTCGCAGCGGGCCAAGCACGTGGGGTTGCGCCTCAGCCGCCAGGCCGGGCTGCAGGTGACGGTGCCGCTCGGCGTCACCCTGGCGCGGGTCGATGCGGTGGTCCTTGCCAAGAGCGTGTGGATCATCAAGCATCTGACCAGTTTCGCCGCCATGCCGCCCGCGCTGCCCGTTCCGACCGCTCCGGCGCCGCTCCCCCTGGGCATCGCGCTGCCGGCCCTCGGCGAGACCTGGACAGTGGCGTACGCGCAGAGCGGGATGTCTGGCGTGCGCGCAGCCACTCTCGCGCCGGGAGAGTTGCAGCTACGCGGCGCGGTGGCAGATGAAGAACTCTGCCGGCGGGTGCTGCGCTTGTGGCTGGCGCAACGCGCCGAGATGACGTTGCTGCCGCAATTGCAGGAGCTGGCCATTGCCGCCGGGTTTCGCTACGTGCGCGGTCAGATCCGCGGGCAGCGCACCCGTTGGGGGAGTTGTTCAGGTCGCGGGACAATTTCCCTCAACTGGCATCTGCTCTTCCTGGCGCCGGAACAGGTGCGTTACGTGCTGCTGCACGAACTCTGTCATACGGTCGAGCTCAACCATTCTCCCCGTTTCTGGCGGTTGCTGCAGCAGCACCAACCCGACTCGGAGGCACTGCGCAAGATTATGCGCCGTGCCTGGCATGAACTGCCGGCGTGGCTGCATGAAGCGCAGCAGCCGCGGAAGGTTGATTGA
- a CDS encoding VapC toxin family PIN domain ribonuclease — protein MILYCDTSSLVKLYVEEEGSAAVGVWVGKADMVATCRVALPEMISALTRRFNSRDLDQDSYRRLQEAIRADWKHLVALDFDEQLAADLAERHSLRGFDAVHLSAALRLATRDQLTLSFSSFDDRLNQAARAEGLAVMEP, from the coding sequence ATGATCCTCTATTGCGACACCAGCAGTCTGGTCAAGCTCTATGTTGAGGAAGAGGGCTCGGCAGCGGTCGGCGTCTGGGTGGGCAAGGCGGACATGGTCGCCACCTGTCGAGTAGCGCTCCCCGAAATGATCTCCGCCCTGACCCGGCGTTTTAACAGCCGCGATCTTGATCAAGACAGCTATCGCCGGCTGCAAGAGGCGATCCGGGCAGACTGGAAACATCTCGTGGCCCTCGATTTCGACGAACAACTCGCCGCCGACCTGGCCGAACGCCACTCCCTGCGCGGTTTTGACGCCGTGCATCTCAGTGCCGCGCTACGCCTCGCGACCAGGGATCAGCTCACGCTGTCTTTCTCCTCGTTTGATGATCGGCTCAATCAAGCAGCCAGGGCAGAAGGTCTCGCGGTGATGGAGCCGTAA
- a CDS encoding type II toxin-antitoxin system prevent-host-death family antitoxin — protein MHTVGIRELKAHLSTYIGLASQGEEVVVTDRGREVALLLPITPERRAVLGLVAEGGATWSGGKPAGLVGVKIEGDPLSATVIAERR, from the coding sequence TGAGCTTAAGGCCCATCTGAGCACCTACATCGGTCTTGCCAGCCAAGGGGAAGAGGTCGTTGTCACCGACCGGGGGAGGGAGGTGGCACTGCTCCTCCCCATCACCCCCGAACGCCGGGCCGTCCTGGGCCTGGTGGCGGAAGGGGGGGCGACGTGGAGCGGCGGAAAGCCGGCCGGTCTCGTCGGAGTGAAGATTGAGGGAGATCCCCTTTCGGCAACCGTCATCGCGGAGCGGCGATGA